The following proteins come from a genomic window of Pelmatolapia mariae isolate MD_Pm_ZW linkage group LG17, Pm_UMD_F_2, whole genome shotgun sequence:
- the tm4sf4 gene encoding transmembrane 4 L6 family member 4, with the protein MCSGGFARCLGFTLIPLCIVCVLCNILLFFPGGKSVDRENITDQVWYFGGILGSGVLMIFPALVFLGLKNNDCCGCCGNESCGRRFAMLSSMLFAGIGVVGAGYSVIVSAVAINRGPKCLFSNGTTLDWGYPFSNGDYLGNATLRDTVCQEPAGVVPWHLSLFSVLLVMGLIQVALCAFQVINGLLGALCGDCCGGGDEH; encoded by the exons ATGTGTTCGGGTGGCTTTGCCAGATGTCTGGGGTTCACTCTGATACCCTTGtgcattgtgtgtgtgctgtgcaaCATCCTGCTCTTCTTTCCCGGAGGAAAGTCAGTGGACAGAGAAAACATCACAGACCAGGTCTGGTACTTTGGAGGCATTCTGGGATCTGGAGTGCTG ATGATCTTCCCTGCTCTGGTCTTCCTGGGTCTGAAGAACAATGACTGCTGCGGTTGTTGTGGCAATGAAAGCTGTGGTCGGAGATTCGCG atgTTGAGTTCGATGCTGTTTGCAGGTATTGGTGTTGTGGGCGCCGGTTACTCAGTTATAGTCTCAGCAGTGGCCATCAACCGTGGACCTAAGTGTTTATTTTCAAACGGCACCACACTCGACTGGGGCTATCCCTTCTCCAATGG AGACTACCTAGGCAACGCAACTTTGAGGGATACTGTGTGTCAAGAGCCAGCGGGTGTGGTGCCCTGGCATCTGTCTCTCTTTTCTGTGCTGCTGGTCATGGGTCTGATCCAGGTGGCGCTGTGTGCTTTTCAGGTGATAAATGGCCTGCTGGGAGCTCTGTGCGGGGACTGCTGTGGAGGG GGTGATGAGCACTGA